A portion of the Catalinimonas alkaloidigena genome contains these proteins:
- a CDS encoding HAD hydrolase-like protein, with protein MSTSLQLIVFDLSGTTVEDHQGVQRCLQDALRDAADVTISLEAANRVMGIPKPVAIRQLLEEQQHPADAALIETIHARFQERMIAYYRSDPRVHEKAGVSETFRTLQEHDIRVVVNTGFDRSITDVLLEHMGWQHQGLIDGSVTSDEVAAGRPAPDMIFRAMELTGVTSAAHVGKVGDTASDLQEGTAAGCGLVVGVTTGAYTAEALAPEPHTHLIAQLPELLSILALAPVPTRK; from the coding sequence ATGTCCACATCGCTTCAACTTATTGTATTCGATCTTTCCGGCACCACCGTCGAAGATCACCAGGGTGTCCAGCGCTGCCTGCAGGATGCCCTGCGCGACGCCGCCGACGTCACCATTTCGCTGGAAGCCGCCAACCGGGTGATGGGCATCCCGAAACCGGTTGCCATCCGGCAGCTTCTGGAAGAACAGCAGCACCCGGCCGACGCGGCCCTGATCGAAACCATTCACGCGCGGTTTCAGGAACGGATGATCGCTTATTACCGCTCCGACCCGCGCGTTCACGAAAAAGCGGGCGTGAGCGAGACGTTTCGCACGTTGCAGGAGCACGACATTCGCGTGGTGGTCAATACCGGATTCGACCGCTCCATCACCGACGTACTGCTCGAGCACATGGGCTGGCAGCACCAGGGATTGATCGACGGCAGCGTCACCAGCGACGAAGTAGCCGCAGGCCGCCCCGCCCCCGACATGATTTTCCGGGCGATGGAGCTGACGGGCGTCACGTCGGCCGCCCACGTCGGCAAAGTGGGCGACACGGCGTCGGACTTGCAGGAAGGCACCGCCGCTGGCTGTGGGCTGGTGGTCGGCGTAACCACCGGCGCTTACACCGCGGAAGCCCTCGCTCCCGAACCGCACACGCACCTGATTGCGCAATTGCCCGAACTTCTGTCCATTCTGGCGCTGGCGCCAGTGCCCACCCGTAAATAA
- a CDS encoding TIGR03364 family FAD-dependent oxidoreductase, translating into MRKHCHADVAVVGAGIVGLATALANARRGQRVVLLERSPRATGASIRNFGLIWPIGQTAGPALQRALRSRDIWQEVTQQAGIWTRPNGSLHLAYHPDEWQVLQEFAAQAMGQGYACRLLSPDAVRQKSPAVKPEGLQGGLWSETEMTVDPREAIRRLPDYLHETYGVRLCFNETVTEIEAPYVHTATTTWEVDRIFVCSGSDFETLYPQHYAASGITKCKLQMMRTAPQPGGWQLGPSLCAGLTLGHYTSFSQCPSLPLLQQRFAEELPEYVSRGIHLLLAQNGRGELVIGDSHEYGDNPEPFDREDTNQLILRYLRTFADVPSFEIAERWHGIYPKLAGHTEWVTEPAPGVTLINALSGAGMTLSFGLAEEVVQGTYQEAPVTKV; encoded by the coding sequence ATGAGAAAACATTGTCATGCCGATGTGGCCGTCGTAGGAGCCGGCATCGTGGGACTGGCCACCGCCCTGGCGAACGCGCGTCGGGGACAGCGGGTAGTCCTGCTGGAACGCTCGCCCCGGGCCACGGGTGCTTCCATCCGCAACTTCGGGCTGATCTGGCCCATCGGGCAAACGGCCGGTCCGGCGTTGCAGCGGGCGCTGCGCAGCCGCGACATCTGGCAGGAAGTGACCCAACAGGCGGGCATCTGGACCCGACCCAACGGCTCGCTGCACCTGGCCTACCACCCCGACGAGTGGCAGGTGCTCCAGGAGTTTGCCGCCCAGGCGATGGGGCAGGGCTATGCCTGTCGGTTGCTTTCGCCCGACGCAGTACGGCAAAAAAGCCCGGCGGTAAAGCCGGAAGGATTGCAGGGGGGCCTGTGGAGTGAAACGGAAATGACTGTGGACCCGCGCGAGGCGATCCGCCGCCTGCCCGACTACCTGCACGAGACCTACGGCGTGCGGCTCTGCTTCAACGAAACCGTCACCGAGATCGAAGCGCCCTACGTCCACACTGCCACCACCACCTGGGAAGTTGACCGCATCTTTGTGTGCAGCGGGTCCGATTTCGAAACGCTTTATCCGCAGCACTACGCCGCCAGTGGCATCACCAAATGTAAATTGCAGATGATGCGCACCGCGCCCCAGCCCGGCGGCTGGCAACTGGGGCCGTCGCTCTGTGCGGGCCTTACGCTCGGCCACTACACCTCCTTCAGCCAGTGCCCGAGCTTGCCGCTCCTGCAACAACGGTTCGCCGAAGAGCTGCCCGAGTACGTCAGTCGGGGCATTCACCTGCTGCTAGCGCAAAACGGACGGGGCGAACTGGTCATCGGCGATTCGCACGAGTACGGAGACAACCCGGAACCCTTCGACCGGGAAGACACCAACCAGTTGATTCTGCGCTACCTGCGCACCTTTGCCGACGTGCCTTCTTTCGAAATTGCTGAACGCTGGCATGGCATTTATCCCAAACTGGCCGGTCACACCGAGTGGGTGACGGAGCCGGCGCCCGGCGTCACCCTGATCAACGCCCTGAGCGGCGCGGGCATGACGCTCTCGTTCGGTCTGGCCGAAGAAGTGGTGCAAGGCACCTACCAGGAAGCCCCGGTCACGAAAGTCTAA
- a CDS encoding histidinol-phosphatase: MSWTNYHSHCRYCDGKGEPEVFAQRAIELGLDAYGFSSHGPVPFETTWNMRAEDVTHYLSEIHQLREKYRDQIQLYCGMEVDFVPGLISVQHGIVREAGLDYTIGSIHFVDAYADGTPWEIDGPHEGFLRGLHEIFEGDVKRAVRRYFELTRQMIREAPPSVVGHVDKIKMQNEGGTLFSEEDGWYQDEVAETLRTIADARLTVEVNTRGLYKKKTEETYPSRWILERMWAMDIPVMLNSDAHRPNEITAYFEEAALLLQDVGYTHVQILYDGRWQSVPLKTRINA, from the coding sequence ATGTCTTGGACCAATTATCATAGTCACTGCCGTTACTGCGACGGCAAAGGCGAGCCGGAAGTGTTTGCGCAACGTGCCATCGAACTAGGGTTGGACGCCTACGGGTTTTCGTCGCACGGCCCCGTTCCGTTTGAGACGACGTGGAACATGCGCGCCGAAGACGTAACGCACTACCTGTCGGAGATTCATCAACTACGCGAAAAGTACCGGGACCAGATTCAGCTTTACTGCGGCATGGAAGTCGACTTTGTGCCGGGGCTGATCAGCGTACAGCACGGCATCGTCCGCGAAGCGGGGTTGGATTACACCATCGGCTCCATCCATTTTGTCGACGCCTACGCCGACGGGACGCCGTGGGAAATTGACGGACCGCACGAAGGCTTTCTGCGGGGATTGCACGAGATTTTTGAGGGCGACGTGAAGCGCGCCGTGCGCCGTTATTTCGAGCTTACGCGCCAGATGATTCGGGAAGCACCGCCGAGCGTAGTGGGCCATGTGGACAAGATCAAAATGCAAAACGAAGGCGGCACGCTCTTTTCGGAAGAAGACGGCTGGTATCAGGACGAAGTGGCCGAGACGCTGCGCACCATTGCCGATGCGCGGCTGACGGTGGAAGTCAATACCCGGGGCCTGTATAAAAAGAAAACGGAGGAAACCTACCCCAGCCGCTGGATTCTGGAGCGGATGTGGGCGATGGACATCCCGGTCATGCTCAACTCCGACGCCCACCGCCCGAACGAGATCACGGCCTATTTTGAAGAAGCCGCCCTCCTGTTACAGGACGTCGGCTATACGCACGTACAAATTCTGTACGACGGTCGCTGGCAGTCCGTCCCGCTCAAAACCCGCATCAATGCCTGA
- a CDS encoding DUF5690 family protein translates to MPDARLTRWLRHASPSAFTLYAVLAAFCTYSCMYAFRKPFTAATFDGLSWLHIDYKVWLITAQVIGYMLSKFIGIKVVSEMTGGRRASAILGLIGLAGLALLGFALVPPPYNIVFLLLNGLPLGMVWGLVFSFLEGRRTTEVLGAGLCVSFIFSSGLVKSVGSYAMQDWGVSPFWMPLVTSLLFVPLLLVAVYLLAQLPPPSPEDEALRTRRRPMNAQERWHLFRTFAPGLVLLILTYTLLTAFRDFRDNFAAEIWQTLGYGDQPAIFTKTEIPVSLGVLLLVGLMVVVKDNRYALRLNHLLVLGGLLLTGASTLAFEAHWLSPPVWMTLVGFGLYLGYVPFNSVFFDRLIAAFRYVSNVGFLIYLADAFGYLGSVGVMLFKSFGYAEMSWLRFFIVGSYAMAIVGSALMLGALFYFERKQAAPPTPHLHPSDHAKTVV, encoded by the coding sequence ATGCCTGACGCTCGCCTCACCCGTTGGCTTCGCCACGCTTCGCCTTCGGCCTTCACCCTCTATGCCGTGCTGGCGGCCTTCTGCACGTATTCGTGCATGTATGCGTTCCGCAAACCGTTTACGGCGGCCACGTTCGACGGGCTGAGCTGGCTTCACATCGACTACAAGGTCTGGCTGATTACCGCGCAGGTGATCGGTTACATGCTCTCCAAGTTTATCGGCATCAAGGTCGTGTCGGAGATGACCGGCGGCCGCCGGGCCTCGGCCATTTTAGGACTGATCGGCCTGGCGGGCCTGGCCTTGCTGGGCTTTGCGCTGGTGCCTCCCCCCTACAACATCGTGTTTCTTCTGCTCAACGGGCTGCCGCTCGGCATGGTCTGGGGGCTGGTCTTCAGCTTCCTGGAAGGCCGCCGCACCACCGAAGTGCTGGGTGCCGGGTTGTGCGTGTCGTTCATCTTCTCGTCGGGGCTGGTCAAGTCCGTGGGCAGCTACGCCATGCAGGACTGGGGCGTCTCTCCCTTCTGGATGCCGCTGGTGACCAGCCTCCTCTTTGTACCGCTGCTGCTGGTGGCGGTGTATCTGCTGGCACAACTCCCGCCGCCCTCGCCGGAAGACGAAGCCCTCCGCACCCGCCGCAGGCCGATGAACGCGCAGGAACGGTGGCACCTGTTTCGCACCTTTGCACCCGGCCTGGTGCTGTTGATTCTGACCTACACGCTGCTGACCGCCTTCCGTGACTTTCGCGACAACTTCGCGGCCGAGATCTGGCAGACGCTGGGCTACGGTGACCAACCGGCCATTTTCACGAAAACGGAGATTCCTGTGTCGCTCGGGGTCCTGCTTTTGGTCGGCCTGATGGTCGTTGTAAAAGACAACCGCTACGCGCTACGTCTGAACCACCTGCTGGTGCTGGGCGGGCTGCTGCTAACGGGCGCAAGCACGCTGGCGTTCGAGGCGCACTGGCTTTCGCCGCCTGTCTGGATGACCCTCGTGGGCTTCGGGCTTTACCTGGGCTACGTGCCGTTCAACAGTGTGTTTTTCGACCGGCTGATCGCCGCCTTCCGGTACGTCAGCAACGTAGGCTTTCTGATTTACCTCGCCGATGCCTTCGGCTACCTGGGCAGTGTGGGCGTTATGTTGTTCAAGAGCTTTGGTTACGCCGAAATGAGCTGGCTCCGTTTTTTTATTGTAGGCAGCTACGCAATGGCGATCGTGGGCAGCGCACTGATGCTCGGCGCGCTCTTCTATTTTGAACGCAAACAAGCCGCACCACCTACCCCGCACCTCCACCCTTCCGATCACGCAAAAACCGTTGTCTGA
- a CDS encoding phosphonate degradation HD-domain oxygenase: protein MNPELLIDKIFTLYELHGHDDYIGEPVSQLEHMAQAAQLAEREGFDEEVILAAFFHDIGHLCASSSAAQMDGYGVVSHEKIGADFLRAHGFSERVARLVEGHVQAKRYLTYKYPDYYNRLSEASQQTLRFQGGRMSPDEAEQFEVSPLFGVSLRMRHWDEEAKEEHLPVPDLKRYKKMAQRHLEQQGFVFSDTVL, encoded by the coding sequence ATGAATCCCGAACTTCTGATCGACAAAATCTTTACGCTTTACGAACTCCACGGCCACGACGATTACATCGGCGAGCCGGTCTCCCAACTCGAACACATGGCCCAGGCCGCGCAACTGGCCGAACGCGAAGGCTTCGACGAGGAGGTGATCCTGGCGGCGTTTTTCCACGACATCGGTCACTTGTGCGCGTCTTCGAGCGCGGCGCAGATGGACGGTTACGGTGTGGTTTCCCACGAAAAGATCGGTGCCGATTTTCTGCGGGCGCACGGCTTTTCGGAACGGGTCGCGCGGCTGGTGGAAGGGCACGTACAGGCGAAGCGGTACCTGACGTACAAGTACCCCGACTATTACAACCGACTCTCGGAGGCCAGCCAGCAGACGCTGCGATTTCAGGGCGGACGCATGTCGCCCGACGAGGCCGAACAGTTCGAAGTCAGTCCGCTGTTTGGCGTCAGCCTGCGAATGCGCCACTGGGACGAGGAAGCCAAAGAAGAACACCTCCCGGTGCCGGACCTAAAGCGCTACAAAAAGATGGCGCAGCGCCACCTGGAGCAACAAGGCTTCGTGTTTTCGGATACGGTCCTGTAA
- a CDS encoding alginate lyase family protein has product MLLNFRKPIQFVLLAGGLFMGLARCGPARQETTPLRQTIVATLREPTLQEADWALRQEPVTVTAKTSERSAGSIHDFYSEGDYWWPDSAHPEGPYVRRDGMTNPDNFVAHRLAMIRLSRIVGALASAYRLTGEGKYARHAMRHLRAWFVEADTRMNPSLAFAQAIKGRVTGRGIGIIDTIHLMEVAQGLRVLEGAPGVAPAQVAYIRQWFADYLRWLTTHPYGQDELNTKNNHSTCWVMQVAAFARLTENDSILAFCRERYKTVLLPGQMAADGSFPLELERTKPYGYSLFNLDAMTTLCQILSDAEHDLWQYQTPDGRSIRDGIAFMYPYVDDKAAWPYAEDVMYWNEWPVAHPFLVFGAVAFDEAAWLATWERLDHTPDVEEVLRNLPIRHPLLWLDEV; this is encoded by the coding sequence ATGCTTCTCAACTTCCGAAAACCGATTCAGTTTGTTCTTCTCGCAGGGGGACTGTTCATGGGACTGGCGCGTTGCGGACCTGCCCGGCAGGAAACCACGCCACTGCGACAAACGATTGTCGCCACCCTGCGCGAACCGACCCTGCAAGAAGCCGACTGGGCCTTGCGTCAGGAGCCCGTCACCGTCACCGCGAAGACTTCCGAACGAAGCGCCGGCAGCATCCACGATTTTTACTCGGAGGGCGATTACTGGTGGCCCGATTCAGCCCACCCCGAAGGGCCGTACGTGCGGCGCGACGGCATGACCAATCCCGACAATTTCGTGGCACATCGGCTGGCCATGATCCGCCTGAGTCGGATCGTCGGGGCGCTGGCGTCGGCCTATCGCCTGACCGGTGAGGGAAAGTACGCGCGCCACGCCATGCGGCACCTCCGCGCCTGGTTTGTGGAGGCCGATACGCGCATGAACCCTTCCCTGGCGTTTGCACAGGCCATTAAAGGACGCGTCACCGGACGCGGCATCGGCATCATCGATACCATTCACCTGATGGAAGTGGCGCAGGGACTGCGCGTGCTGGAAGGCGCGCCGGGCGTAGCACCCGCCCAGGTGGCCTACATCCGGCAATGGTTTGCCGACTACCTCCGCTGGCTGACTACCCACCCGTACGGGCAGGACGAACTGAACACCAAAAACAACCACAGCACGTGCTGGGTGATGCAGGTGGCGGCGTTTGCCCGCCTGACAGAAAACGATTCGATTCTGGCATTTTGCCGCGAGCGTTACAAAACGGTGCTGTTGCCTGGTCAGATGGCCGCCGACGGAAGCTTTCCGCTGGAACTGGAGCGCACCAAGCCCTACGGCTATTCGCTGTTCAACCTCGATGCCATGACTACCCTCTGCCAGATTCTGTCGGATGCAGAGCACGACCTCTGGCAGTACCAGACGCCCGACGGCCGCTCCATCCGCGATGGTATTGCGTTTATGTATCCGTACGTTGACGACAAGGCCGCGTGGCCTTATGCAGAAGACGTGATGTACTGGAACGAATGGCCGGTGGCGCATCCCTTCCTGGTGTTCGGGGCGGTGGCGTTCGACGAAGCGGCCTGGCTGGCAACCTGGGAGAGGCTGGACCACACGCCAGACGTCGAAGAAGTGCTGCGGAACCTGCCCATCCGCCATCCGCTGCTGTGGCTGGACGAAGTGTGA
- a CDS encoding SDR family oxidoreductase, whose protein sequence is MLDQFRLDGKVALVTGVKRGIGLAMAEGLAEAGADIIGVSASLETTGSKAEARITALGRKFWGYQCDFADRSSVYAFVEKVKAEHGTPDILINNAGTILRRPAAEHPDEYWDQVIEINLNAQFLLSREFGRDMVARGSGKIIFTASLLTFQGGITVPGYAASKGAIGQLTKALANEWAGKGVNVNAIAPGYIATDNTAALRDDAERSTSILARIPAGRWGDPDDFKGAAVFLASPAAAYVHGTVLTVDGGWMGR, encoded by the coding sequence ATTTTAGATCAATTCCGTCTGGACGGAAAGGTAGCGCTCGTCACGGGCGTGAAACGTGGCATTGGCCTGGCCATGGCCGAAGGACTGGCGGAAGCCGGGGCCGACATCATCGGCGTATCGGCGTCGCTGGAAACCACCGGAAGCAAAGCCGAGGCGCGCATCACGGCGCTGGGGCGCAAATTCTGGGGATACCAGTGCGATTTTGCCGACCGCTCGTCGGTGTACGCGTTCGTCGAAAAGGTGAAGGCCGAGCACGGCACGCCCGACATTCTGATCAACAACGCGGGTACCATCCTGCGCCGCCCGGCGGCCGAGCATCCCGACGAATACTGGGATCAGGTCATCGAAATCAACCTGAACGCGCAGTTCCTACTGAGCCGCGAGTTCGGACGCGACATGGTGGCGCGCGGCAGTGGCAAGATCATCTTTACCGCGTCGCTGCTCACGTTCCAGGGTGGCATCACGGTGCCCGGCTATGCGGCCAGCAAAGGCGCCATCGGGCAACTGACCAAGGCCCTCGCCAACGAATGGGCCGGTAAAGGCGTCAACGTGAACGCCATCGCCCCGGGCTACATCGCCACCGACAATACGGCCGCCCTGCGCGACGACGCCGAGCGGAGTACGTCCATCCTGGCGCGCATCCCCGCCGGACGCTGGGGCGATCCCGACGACTTTAAAGGCGCCGCCGTTTTTCTGGCCTCACCTGCGGCCGCGTATGTGCACGGGACGGTGCTGACGGTCGATGGGGGCTGGATGGGACGCTAA
- the kduI gene encoding 5-dehydro-4-deoxy-D-glucuronate isomerase, translated as MQIRQATSPREAKTFDTEQLRQEFLIENLMSGPAFTWVYTHYDRMLIGGLVPGTAAVTLPTYDALKSNFFLQRRELGVINVGGKGVITADGTDYSLEKLDCLYLSRGTKDVSFRSSDGSQSARFYLISTPAHAEHPTTLMKAKDSTVVELGSKEACNERTIYQYIHENGVKSCQLVMGLTVLAPGSIWNTMPCHTHDRRMEAYFYYDVAEDARVFHFMGEPSETRHMVLKNEEAIISPPWSIHSGAGTKNYSFIWAMGGENQSFTDMDAVAMKDLR; from the coding sequence ATGCAGATTAGACAAGCGACCAGCCCCCGCGAGGCGAAAACGTTTGATACCGAACAGTTACGTCAGGAGTTCCTGATCGAAAATCTGATGAGCGGCCCGGCGTTTACCTGGGTCTATACCCACTACGACCGCATGCTGATCGGCGGCCTGGTGCCGGGCACCGCGGCGGTGACGCTCCCCACCTACGATGCGCTCAAGTCCAACTTCTTCCTGCAGCGCCGCGAACTGGGCGTGATCAACGTCGGCGGGAAGGGCGTCATCACAGCCGATGGTACCGACTACTCCCTGGAAAAACTGGATTGCCTTTACCTGAGCCGCGGCACGAAAGACGTCTCGTTCCGGTCGAGCGACGGCAGCCAGTCGGCCCGCTTTTACCTGATTTCAACACCTGCCCACGCGGAGCACCCCACGACGCTGATGAAGGCAAAAGACTCGACGGTGGTTGAACTGGGCTCGAAAGAAGCGTGCAACGAACGGACGATTTACCAGTACATCCACGAAAACGGGGTGAAAAGCTGCCAGTTGGTGATGGGCCTGACCGTGCTGGCGCCCGGCAGCATCTGGAATACGATGCCCTGCCACACGCACGACCGCCGCATGGAAGCGTATTTCTATTACGACGTGGCCGAAGATGCCCGCGTGTTCCACTTCATGGGTGAGCCGAGCGAGACGCGCCACATGGTGCTGAAAAACGAGGAAGCCATCATTTCGCCGCCGTGGTCGATCCACTCCGGCGCCGGTACGAAAAACTACAGCTTCATCTGGGCGATGGGCGGCGAAAACCAAAGCTTTACCGACATGGACGCCGTCGCCATGAAAGACCTGCGGTAG
- a CDS encoding phosphoribosylpyrophosphate synthetase yields MYDYTTLSEAISGLQERGYTYDFNLRPDCLHCPELDRQLSPDEFTITETYRFEGMSNPDDNAVVYGIASNDGLKGTFVDAYGTYADTVSEQMIQKLNFRR; encoded by the coding sequence ATGTACGATTACACAACGCTCTCTGAAGCGATCAGTGGTTTGCAGGAACGTGGCTACACGTATGATTTCAACCTGCGCCCCGATTGCCTCCACTGCCCCGAACTGGACCGGCAGTTGTCACCCGACGAATTTACCATTACGGAAACCTACCGTTTCGAGGGCATGAGCAACCCGGACGACAACGCCGTGGTCTACGGCATCGCTTCCAACGATGGCCTGAAAGGCACCTTTGTGGATGCCTACGGTACCTATGCCGACACGGTCTCCGAACAGATGATCCAGAAACTGAATTTCCGGCGGTAG
- a CDS encoding RagB/SusD family nutrient uptake outer membrane protein: MKKRIILVAALALMSQSCEKILEEEIVSGITAGIYYKTPQGWKGGVNAVYETLRYWYGREEGFTFTTFGTDTYTKGADGSYKYFNDYDGQLNAASGYFSSTWREFYQGINTANTVIDRADAVEGLSETDKVTGIAEARALRALYYFILVQTYGPIHLTLEETTAPTTEANRTPVDRIYSEAIVPDLDFAIANLPATTSQLGRVTKPVAQALRARVAAVMGDWTKVEEMANAVINEGGFSLLPRFIDLWDISNDKNQEIIWSVQYTADPLTNAANGNAGGNRGHLYFLSEYDQIAGMKRDIANGRPWKRFQPTMYLLTLFERGVDSRYEGSFKDVFYVNNAATAPAGLNVGDTAYYVVPYAVPDEIQKSKPYFFVDVDPNATDEVMKLRQINYRWFPTLRKHLDPLRLTIQQEEGRRDFPVIRLAEMYLLLGESLMMQGRHEEAAEAINVVRRRAAFPGQETAIEIDASVLSGTGDHEGIDFILDERARELVGEMHRWFDLKRTGKLIERVQKYNPDAAQNIQNFHLYRPIPQDQLDRVSGGYQQNEGYGG, translated from the coding sequence ATGAAAAAACGAATCATATTGGTCGCGGCTCTGGCCTTGATGAGCCAGTCGTGCGAAAAAATACTGGAAGAAGAAATTGTATCGGGCATCACCGCCGGTATCTACTACAAAACGCCGCAAGGCTGGAAAGGTGGCGTCAACGCAGTCTACGAAACCCTGCGGTACTGGTATGGCCGCGAAGAGGGCTTTACGTTTACCACCTTCGGCACCGATACCTACACCAAAGGGGCCGACGGCAGTTACAAGTACTTCAACGACTACGATGGTCAGTTGAATGCCGCTTCGGGTTACTTCAGCTCTACCTGGCGTGAGTTTTACCAGGGGATCAATACGGCCAACACCGTCATCGACCGGGCCGACGCCGTAGAGGGGCTCTCCGAAACGGATAAGGTCACCGGCATTGCGGAAGCCCGTGCCTTGCGCGCGCTTTACTACTTCATTCTGGTGCAAACATACGGTCCTATCCACCTGACGCTGGAAGAAACGACCGCGCCCACGACGGAAGCCAACCGTACGCCGGTCGATCGCATTTACAGCGAGGCCATTGTGCCGGACCTGGACTTCGCCATCGCCAACCTGCCGGCCACCACGTCGCAGTTGGGGCGCGTCACCAAGCCGGTGGCACAGGCGCTTCGGGCACGTGTCGCCGCGGTGATGGGCGATTGGACCAAAGTGGAAGAGATGGCCAATGCCGTGATCAACGAAGGTGGGTTTTCGCTGCTGCCCCGGTTCATAGACCTGTGGGACATCAGCAATGACAAAAACCAGGAAATCATCTGGTCGGTACAATACACGGCCGACCCGCTGACCAACGCCGCTAACGGCAACGCGGGCGGGAACCGCGGGCACCTTTACTTCCTGTCGGAGTACGACCAGATTGCCGGAATGAAACGCGACATTGCGAACGGACGCCCCTGGAAGCGCTTCCAGCCGACCATGTACCTGCTCACGCTGTTTGAGCGCGGGGTGGATTCGCGCTACGAAGGGAGCTTCAAGGACGTGTTCTACGTGAACAACGCCGCCACGGCACCCGCCGGGCTCAACGTCGGGGATACGGCCTACTACGTGGTGCCTTACGCCGTGCCTGACGAAATCCAGAAGAGCAAGCCTTACTTCTTTGTCGACGTCGATCCTAACGCTACGGACGAAGTGATGAAGCTGCGGCAGATCAACTACCGGTGGTTCCCGACGTTGCGCAAGCACCTGGACCCCCTGCGGCTGACCATCCAGCAGGAAGAAGGTCGGCGCGACTTCCCGGTCATCCGACTGGCCGAAATGTACTTGCTGCTGGGTGAATCGCTGATGATGCAAGGCCGCCACGAAGAAGCCGCCGAAGCGATCAACGTCGTGCGCCGTCGGGCAGCGTTTCCGGGCCAGGAAACCGCCATCGAGATTGACGCCAGCGTGCTGAGTGGTACCGGCGACCACGAAGGCATCGACTTTATTCTGGACGAACGCGCCCGCGAACTGGTCGGTGAAATGCACCGCTGGTTTGACCTGAAACGGACCGGTAAGCTCATCGAGCGGGTGCAGAAGTACAACCCGGATGCTGCGCAGAACATTCAGAATTTTCACCTGTATCGCCCCATTCCGCAGGATCAGCTCGACCGCGTCAGCGGTGGCTACCAGCAGAACGAGGGCTACGGCGGATAA